In Capsicum annuum cultivar UCD-10X-F1 chromosome 7, UCD10Xv1.1, whole genome shotgun sequence, one genomic interval encodes:
- the LOC124885196 gene encoding splicing factor U2af large subunit B isoform X2, which yields MSSNVLKFMEEIMEDVTMECKLVKIVIPRPRPDGEPTPGVGKVYLDFEDVETSSRAQQGLNDRKYGSKFTVVVFYPENKFADRDYEG from the exons ATGAGCTCAAACGTCCTGAAGTTTATGGAAGAGATAATGGAAGATGTGACAATGGAAT GTAAATTAGTGAAGATTGTCATCCCGCGCCCAAGGCCTGATGGTGAACCTACACCAGGGGTTGGAAAG GTCTATTTGGATTTTGAAGATGTGGAGACTTCTTCAAGAGCTCAACAAGGCTTGAATGACAGAAAATACGGAAGCAAATTCACTGTTGTTGTCTTTTATCCAGAGAACAAGTTCGCCGATCGGGACTACGAGGGCTAG
- the LOC124885196 gene encoding splicing factor U2af large subunit A isoform X1 gives MSSNVLKFMEEIMEDVTMECENFGKLVKIVIPRPRPDGEPTPGVGKVYLDFEDVETSSRAQQGLNDRKYGSKFTVVVFYPENKFADRDYEG, from the exons ATGAGCTCAAACGTCCTGAAGTTTATGGAAGAGATAATGGAAGATGTGACAATGGAATGTGAGAATTTTG GTAAATTAGTGAAGATTGTCATCCCGCGCCCAAGGCCTGATGGTGAACCTACACCAGGGGTTGGAAAG GTCTATTTGGATTTTGAAGATGTGGAGACTTCTTCAAGAGCTCAACAAGGCTTGAATGACAGAAAATACGGAAGCAAATTCACTGTTGTTGTCTTTTATCCAGAGAACAAGTTCGCCGATCGGGACTACGAGGGCTAG